The Eremothecium cymbalariae DBVPG#7215 chromosome 8, complete sequence genome has a window encoding:
- the MEU1 gene encoding S-methyl-5-thioadenosine phosphorylase (similar to Ashbya gossypii AAL160W), translating to MLREDTYRFTTVVLGLKGEHLRLDMMTGQQSLPDTFDGSVDLGIIGGTGLYNLDCVVPIAVLPPVETPWGTTSSPVTISKVENVSGEPFHVAFIARHGINHEYPPSKVPYRANIACLKHLKCKAILSFSAVGSLQQHIKPRDFVLPQQIIDRTKGIRESSYFNDVGLVGHVGFGEPFSHSFAKYIYQFKDAWENPDSEEPCTLHFDKDITVVCMEGPQFSTRAESKMYRMLRGSVINMSVLPEAKLARECEIPYQMVCMSTDYDAWRDEHESVTVETVMGNLSNNSRNANVLASRVIVEMASEIPEFMLTGDGLRGSISMSISTKRSAISQSAMKQLKYLFSSVDSW from the coding sequence ATGCTGAGAGAAGATACATACCGGTTTACAACTGTGGTATTGGGACTTAAAGGAGAACATTTAAGGCTTGATATGATGACTGGACAACAAAGTTTACCGGATACCTTCGATGGAAGTGTAGATCTGGGTATTATTGGTGGAACAGGGCTTTATAACTTGGATTGTGTAGTTCCAATTGCGGTCCTGCCTCCGGTTGAGACACCTTGGGGGACGACCTCTTCTCCAGTAACAATTTCTAAGGTTGAAAACGTGAGTGGTGAGCCATTTCATGTTGCATTTATTGCTAGACATGGTATCAACCATGAATACCCTCCATCCAAGGTGCCATATCGTGCCAATATTGCCTGCTTGAAACACTTGAAGTGCAAGGCGATTTTGTCTTTCAGTGCAGTTGGATCCTTACAACAGCATATTAAGCCTAGGGATTTTGTTTTACCACAGCAGATTATTGATAGAACCAAGGGTATTAGGGAATCTTCATACTTTAATGATGTGGGTCTTGTTGGACATGTTGGGTTTGGTGAGCCGTTTTCGCATAGTTTTGCCAAGTACATCTATCAATTCAAAGATGCATGGGAAAATCCAGACTCCGAGGAACCATGCACATTACATTTTGACAAGGATATCACAGTTGTATGTATGGAGGGTCCTCAATTTTCAACGAGGGCTGAATCTAAGATGTACAGGATGCTTCGAGGTTCTGTTATCAACATGAGCGTATTGCCGGAGGCTAAGTTGGCACGTGAATGTGAGATTCCATACCAAATGGTATGTATGTCCACTGATTACGATGCATGGAGGGACGAGCATGAATCGGTTACTGTGGAGACAGTCATGGGTAATCTCAGCAACAATAGCCGTAATGCAAACGTGTTAGCATCTAGGGTCATTGTTGAGATGGCTAGTGAAATTCCAGAATTCATGCTTACTGGAGACGGTCTACGTGGCAGTATCAGTATGTCTATTTCCACCAAGCGCAGTGCAATCTCACAATCTGCGATGAAGCAGTTGAAGTACCTCTTTAGTTCTGTGGACTCTTGGTGA
- the COX17 gene encoding copper metallochaperone COX17 (similar to Ashbya gossypii AAL161W): MSSEGDIKQEKRPKPCCVCKVEKESRDECLLFNGLESTKCKELVDKYRSCMKGYGFEI; the protein is encoded by the coding sequence ATGTCATCAGAGGGAGATATTAAGCAGGAGAAACGTCCAAAGCCTTGTTGTGTGTGTAAGGTCGAGAAAGAAAGCCGAGATGAGTGCCTATTGTTCAACGGACTTGAATCAACCAAGTGTAAGGAATTGGTGGACAAGTATAGGAGCTGTATGAAGGGGTACGGTTTCGAAATTTGA
- the CYR1 gene encoding adenylate cyclase (similar to Ashbya gossypii AAL162C) produces the protein MSSSDNNHGERGEDDWRQNIGANQENVSISSGSAVVPFKEHYTLGVGASTDDAWSNSSDNVGDDVSKESSKEQHRAHYYGADGQESQDGQDGQHGSSSVPKGGDSVVEGSSHLRHYRGLHHATFSRTSQYPTSPLANQIKASEKKNSELPSVHIPTPAVYVNSSPSLDILNERSVEGSRKSNDSGLSQPVTMRKTPSRAGSFFKRLTGRQASLNGVETATSTDADGGCSTVMHSSLRRKMNTFIYGNEPKRDTKSGSVSLPGSIASRRSSATSGASSSPANVLQELPRSSISNSKTTSPTATTHSNVSSTAALMSSHTADVNDTPNIPHSSNGESEISSGQDYLSRNPTFFNLNIDLNNLSDITSAFQSNSDPIGSNSVSSRQTGFKSDKISSACQIHGHTSPGDLHSKHNAQWTAPESWDIDDQVLKSNKQKQKCQNPNHHRHHHRHRHQYQSRTPNLVSSPGPQEGSSSTNMGALRSPIHTADTQSKSQSRTTSIRSPIQRAMSPISVISSESIASSHSGSCEMSVGSTAEGSMKDSKVMRSDSTNSFTTVGTELNDAEDDNAQFRLEKYYNDMSDIDYQKRYAIRIFNTDDTFTTLSCTPDTTVGDMIPQIKRKFNVTQGNFQVSLKVGKMSKVLRPTAKPILIQLRLLLLNGYKKTDPLNIMGIEDLSFVFSFIFHPVITSQLAYEQEQRLIKGEFVHIDLRSMDLTLPPIIFYQHMSDIESIDVSNNANIFLPLDFIESVIKLSSLRMVNIRASKFPANICEANKLVSLDLERNFISKVPDSISKLSNLTMLNLKCNELEKLPRGFKDLKNLQLLEISSNKFNAYPEVINKCTNLLQINLSYNKIKSIPLSINQLTKLAKINLSNNRITTLGDLSGMKNLRTLNLRCNRIESIKCRAPNLQNLFLTDNRLSVFDDDLIMIRSLELQENPITFLSLKSNYLQNMASLSINKAKLSSLPGDLLQRMPRLEKLEINENNLTTLPPEIKYVKKLVHLSVVKNKLESLPEELSQLKNLKMLDVHCNNLLLLPYGTSSLPLTYMNVSSNLLSGSADIYRDIFQPTSNLSRSLMFFSAADNQMGDKFWELMNNLKALKVLNLSYNNFMSLPELDMENLTELYLSGNHLSTLSGDAFLKLKSLKVLMLNGNNLQSLPVEISQLPQLAVIDIGSNQLKYNISNYHYDWNWRQNTDLKYLNFSGNTRFEIKSAIDAETKADLSDLTILKKLRVLGLMDVTLNTSKVPDDGVNFRLRTMGSRINGMEYGVADTLGQKDAVSTRDVTFERFRGREDECLICLYDGVNDDTNTGHKISQVVRDIYDRILLRSLEKYGDKTSSEIRDALRFSFLQLNKEINSAITSVDNRNNDSVSLTSADSLSGASVTVVYMKGKKIYTANIGNTTAILSKGNGEYGILTHKHVPTKTEEFERIRISGGYVNNKKLNSVSEISRAVGFFDLLPHVHASPDITESVLTYTDDMLIIATHSLLEYLSHEKVSDVARENKSQPMLAAERMKDYAIAYGCTENITILCVSFNKNVSKQRQFSLNKSDLLGRRINFEESSLRRLQPEIPPPTGHLAIVFTDIKNSTVLWELFPNAMRIAIKAHNDIMRRKLRIFGGYEVKTEGDAFMVAFPTPTSALVWCLTIQLKLLDIQWPEEITSIKSGCMITDDEGTTIYQGLSVRMGIHWGYPVPEIDIVTQRMDYLGPMVNKAARVSSIADGGQITLSSDFIAEFNKIMRYHKMVVEEKKLLKEVYGEEFIGEVLEREIQMLENIGWVFEELGEQKLKGLETREFITISYPKSLAARNTIANKEQSNSIVNDDYMLQLRTISNTLENILSSVNGGLIEIDNRSQQAPDYVARQKAADITSININAETDWISSLDHLVTRLESTVAILQLNQRMEGGLEIYRPGNKTKKSVFELLDQLWPPDKSVHP, from the coding sequence ATGAGCAGCAGTGATAACAATCATGGTGAACGTGGGGAGGATGATTGGCGTCAGAATATCGGGGCAAATCAGGAGAATGTGAGCATTAGTTCAGGAAGTGCAGTAGTCCCATTTAAAGAGCACTATACTTTGGGTGTTGGAGCGTCAACCGATGATGCGTGGTCTAATTCTTCTGACAATGTCGGTGATGATGTTAGTAAAGAAAGCTCTAAAGAGCAGCATCGTGCCCATTATTATGGGGCTGATGGACAGGAGAGTCAAGATGGGCAAGATGGTCAACATGGCTCTAGTTCTGTACCGAAGGGCGGTGACTCAGTGGTTGAGGGGTCTAGTCATCTCAGACATTATAGGGGGTTACATCACGCGACGTTTTCTCGTACTAGTCAATATCCCACTTCTCCTTTAGCGAACCAGATTAAAGCTtcagagaagaagaattcGGAACTTCCGAGTGTGCACATCCCTACTCCTGCTGTATACGTAAATTCTAGCCCAtctttggatattttgaatgaaaGATCGGTGGAGGGTAGTCGCAAAAGCAATGATTCGGGACTTTCACAGCCAGTGACGATGCGCAAGACACCTTCTCGTGCAGGATCTTTCTTTAAGCGGCTGACGGGTAGACAGGCCTCTTTGAATGGGGTTGAAACAGCAACGTCCACTGATGCTGATGGAGGATGTTCCACGGTTATGCATTCTTCTCTACGGCGCAAGATGAATACTTTCATCTACGGTAATGAACCGAAACGCGATACTAAAAGTGGATCAGTGTCATTGCCTGGTTCAATTGCGAGTAGACGTAGTTCAGCCACCAGTGGAGCTAGTTCATCTCCTGCAAATGTTTTGCAAGAGTTACCTAGATCATCCATTAGTAATTCAAAGACGACATCGCCAACTGCCACCACACATTCCAATGTGTCAAGTACCGCTGCATTGATGTCGTCACACACAGCCGATGTGAATGATACACCGAATATTCCACATTCTTCAAACGGTGAATCAGAAATTTCCAGTGGTCAAGACTACTTATCAAGAAACCCCacatttttcaacttgaaCATAGACTTGAACAATTTATCGGATATTACAAGTGCATTCCAGTCAAATTCGGATCCGATAGGCAGCAACAGCGTGTCATCTCGGCAAACAGGTTTTAAAAGTGATAAAATTTCCAGTGCTTGTCAAATTCATGGTCATACATCTCCAGGCGATCTTCATTCAAAACATAACGCTCAATGGACGGCTCCAGAATCTTGGgatattgatgatcagGTACTAAAATCtaacaaacaaaaacaaaaatgtcAGAATCCTAACCATCATCGCCACCACCATCGCCATCGTCATCAGTATCAATCCCGGACTCCAAACTTGGTATCTAGTCCCGGCCCTCAAGAAGGCAGCTCATCCACCAATATGGGTGCTTTGCGAAGTCCAATTCATACAGCTGATACACAGAGCAAATCACAGAGCCGCACTACATCTATAAGGTCGCCTATCCAAAGAGCAATGTCTCCAATAAGTGTTATAAGTTCTGAGAGTATTGCGTCAAGTCATTCTGGATCATGTGAAATGTCCGTAGGAAGTACGGCAGAGGGCTCTATGAAAGATAGTAAAGTTATGAGATCAGATTCCACTAATTCTTTTACAACCGTAGGAACAGAATTAAATGATGCGGAAGACGATAACGCCCAGTTCCGATTAGAAAAATACTATAATGACATGAGTGATATTGATTATCAGAAAAGGTACGCAATTCGTATTTTTAATACCGACGATACGTTTACTACGCTATCATGTACACCAGATACTACGGTTGGTGATATGATTCctcaaataaaaagaaagtttAATGTTACTCAGGGTAATTTCCAGGTTTCTTTAAAGGTTGGTAAGATGTCCAAGGTTTTGAGGCCCACCGCTAAGCCGATTTTGATTCAGCTAAGGTTGCTTCTGTTGAATGGGTATAAGAAAACAGATCCTTTGAATATTATGGGTATAGAGGACCTAAGTTTCGTATTTAGCTTCATTTTTCACCCAGTTATCACTTCTCAACTGGCATATGAACAAGAGCAGCGATTAATAAAAGGAGAATTTGTTCATATTGATTTACGGAGTATGGATTTGACTCTTCCTCCTATTATATTCTATCAACACATGTCTGATATTGAAAGTATAGATGTTTCTAATAATGCGAACATATTTCTACCCCTAGATTTCATTGAGAGTGTAATCAAATTATCCAGTTTAAGGATGGTGAACATAAGAGCATCAAAATTTCCTGCAAATATATGTGAGGCAAATAAGTTGGTTTCACTTGACttggaaagaaattttatttcaaaGGTTCCAGATTCTATTTCCAAGTTATCGAACTTAACAATGTTGAATCTAAAATGTAATGAATTGGAGAAGCTTCCAAGGGGGTTTAAAGACCTTAAGAATTTACAATTGTTAgaaatttcatcaaataaatttaatgCCTATCCAGAAGTTATTAACAAATGTACCAATCTACTGCAAATTAATCTCTCCTATAATAAGATCAAGTCTATTCCTTTAAGCATTAATCAATTAACAAAGTTGGCTAAGATaaatttatcaaataataGAATTACCACTCTTGGTGATCTTTCAGGAATGAAAAACCTGAGAACGTTAAATCTAAGATGCAATAGGATAGAAAGTATAAAGTGCAGAGCACCGAATCTAcaaaatttgtttttaacGGATAATAGGTTGAGCGTGTTTGACGATGatctaataatgataaGAAGTCTAGAGTTGCAAGAAAATCCTATAACTTTTCTATCCCTAAAAAGCAACTATCTGCAGAATATGGCTAGTTTGTCCATTAATAAGGCAAAGCTTTCATCTTTACCAGGAGATTTGCTGCAGAGGATGCCTAGATTAGAAAAGCTAGagattaatgaaaataatcTGACAACGCTACCCCCGGAGATAAAATACGTAAAGAAACTGGTTCATCTTTCAGTTGTGAAGAATAAGCTGGAATCTTTACCGGAAGAATTATCTCAACTCAAGAACCTAAAAATGCTTGATGTTCATTGTAATAATCTATTGCTACTACCATATGGAACCAGTTCTCTTCCATTAACATATATgaatgtttcttcaaaccTTCTGTCAGGTAGTGCTGATATTTACCGCGACATTTTCCAACCTACTTCAAACCTCTCCAGATCTTTAATGTTTTTTAGTGCCGCTGATAATCAGATGGGAGATAAATTCTGGGAGTTAATGAATAACCTCAAAGCgttgaaagttttgaatCTTTCATATAACAATTTCATGTCTTTGCCTGAATTAGATATGGAAAATTTGACCGAGTTATATCTTTCAGGGAATCACCTGAGCACATTGTCGGGCGACGCATTCTTAAAGCTGAAATCACTAAAGGTGTTAATGTTAAATGGTAACAATTTGCAGTCGTTACCAGTAGAAATATCCCAACTACCTCAACTGGCGGTTATAGATATTGGGTCAAATCAATTGAAGTATAATATATCCAATTACCATTATGATTGGAACTGGAGACAGAACACAGATTTGAAGTATTTGAACTTTTCTGGAAATACCAGATTTGAAATTAAATCAGCAATAGATGCAGAAACCAAGGCCGATCTCTCAGATTTgacaattttgaaaaaactGAGGGTCCTTGGTTTGATGGATGTGACTCTGAATACCTCAAAAGTCCCCGACGATGGCGTTAACTTTAGGTTGAGAACAATGGGCTCAAGGATTAATGGTATGGAATATGGTGTTGCAGATACACTCGGTCAAAAAGATGCTGTGTCTACCAGGGATGTCACCTTTGAAAGGTTTAGAGGACGAGAGGATGAATGCCTTATATGCTTATATGATGGAGTTAATGACGATACTAATACTGGTCATAAAATATCTCAGGTTGttagagatatatatgatcGTATCCTGCTTAGATCTTTAGAAAAATATGGCGACAAAACTTCGAGTGAGATAAGGGACGCTTTAAGGTTCAGTTTTTTGCAATTAAATAAGGAAATTAACAGTGCGATAACATCAGTTGATAATCGTAACAATGATTCTGTCAGTTTGACCTCCGCGGATTCATTGAGCGGTGCTTCGGTTACAGTAGTTTACATGAAAGgcaaaaagatatataccGCAAACATTGGAAATACAACGGCAATCCTATCTAAGGGCAATGGTGAATACGGTATATTAACCCATAAACATGTTCCTACAAAaactgaagaatttgaaaggATTAGAATATCCGGCGGTTATGTTAATAACAAGAAACTCAATAGTGTTTCAGAAATTTCCAGAGCAGTTGGATTTTTCGATCTATTGCCACACGTACATGCTTCTCCAGATATTACAGAATCTGTTTTAACTTACACAGATGATATGCTTATTATAGCAACGCATAGTCTTTTAGAATACCTAAGCCATGAGAAGGTATCAGATGTTGCGAGAGAAAACAAGTCACAGCCCATGTTGGCAGCTGAACGGATGAAGGATTATGCCATTGCATATGGTTGCACCGAAAATATTACTATATTGTGTGTGTCATTTAATAAGAATGTCAGTAAACAGAGACAGTTCTCATTGAATAAAAGTGATTTACTTGGTAGAAGGATAAACTTCGAAGAATCTTCATTGAGGAGATTACAACCTGAAATCCCACCCCCTACTGGACATCTGGCCATCGTGTTTACAGATATAAAAAATTCGACAGTACTTTGGGAATTGTTTCCCAATGCCATGAGGATTGCGATTAAGGCCCATAATGATATTATGCGCAGAAAACTTCGCATTTTTGGTGGGTATGAGGTCAAAACTGAAGGTGATGCTTTTATGGTTGCTTTTCCGACACCCACTAGCGCCTTGGTGTGGTGTCTAACAATCCAACTAAAGCTATTAGATATTCAGTGGCCTGAAGAAATTACCTCAATAAAGAGCGGTTGCATGATCACCGATGATGAAGGAACAACAATATACCAGGGCTTGTCGGTTCGTATGGGCATTCATTGGGGCTATCCTGTTCCAGAAATAGATATTGTTACACAAAGAATGGATTATCTGGGTCCTATGGTCAATAAAGCTGCCAGAGTATCTAGTATCGCAGATGGTGGCCAAATTACTTTAAGCAGTGATTTTATTGCAGAATTTAACAAGATTATGCGGTATCATAAGATGGTTGTGGAGGAAAAGAAGTTGTTAAAGGAAGTTTATGGTGAAGAATTTATAGGTGAGGTGTTAGAGAGGGAGATTCAAATGCTGGAGAATATTGGCTGGgtgtttgaagaattaggTGAGCAAAAACTCAAAGGTCTAGAAACAAGGGAGTTTATCACAATTTCCTACCCAAAGTCATTAGCAGCAAGAAATACCATAGCAAATAAAGAACAAAGCAACAGCATTGTAAATGATGATTATATGTTGCAATTGAGGACAATTTCTAACACTTTAGAAAACATTTTATCATCAGTGAACGGTGGCCTAATTGAAATCGACAACCGTTCTCAGCAGGCCCCGGATTATGTGGCGCGTCAGAAGGCGGCTGATATAACTTCAATTAATATAAATGCAGAAACAGATTGGATTTCTTCATTGGATCACCTAGTAACGAGACTTGAATCGACTGTTGCAATTTTACAGCTGAATCAGCGTATGGAGGGCGGTTTGGAAATATACAGGCCCGgaaacaaaacaaaaaaatctgTATTCGAATTATTAGATCAACTGTGGCCTCCAGATAAGTCAGTACATCCCTGA